The following are encoded in a window of Persicobacter psychrovividus genomic DNA:
- a CDS encoding CsbD family protein, whose product MNDLQFKGNWNDAKGKLKQQYGEFVDDDSMYAEGSLDRLIGALQEKTGKTKEAIKEEMNKLFSS is encoded by the coding sequence ATGAACGACTTACAATTCAAAGGAAACTGGAACGATGCAAAGGGAAAATTGAAGCAACAGTATGGCGAGTTTGTGGACGATGATTCCATGTATGCCGAAGGCTCCCTCGATCGGTTGATCGGTGCCCTTCAGGAGAAAACAGGCAAAACGAAAGAAGCTATTAAAGAAGAAATGAACAAGCTTTTTTCATCATAA
- a CDS encoding AI-2E family transporter, which yields MTISIHKTFHLLGTILIVFIGLYFGKPVLSIGLSALLLSFMIYPLASKIESWGVGRITAAILAMGGLFTLINGCIYLFSNQILNLLGDFDQFQLKLSMLLQNVVDFFNHKIEIIPTFKQQEIVDAGQALMKDSGLNMMSVTVNNLFGVFSGGVMIFVCCFLLLIYRGGLRKILVLMAEEGNRKQMSAMIGEIQQVGQQYLLGMGIVVVILGVANSVILLLFGLEHAILFGLLAAVLAIIPYVGTALGAAIPVLFAFFTKDSIWIPLGIAGCFWCVQLAESNVLSPKIVGAQLKINALTAIVTLFIGGYLWGVAGMILFLPLTAIFRVMCNYIEPLKPIGLLMSDDLYQIRRK from the coding sequence ATGACCATCTCTATTCACAAGACCTTTCACCTGTTGGGCACCATACTGATCGTGTTTATCGGACTGTATTTTGGAAAGCCCGTGCTTTCAATCGGCCTGTCGGCATTACTTTTATCATTCATGATATACCCTTTGGCTTCAAAGATCGAATCCTGGGGGGTGGGCAGGATCACCGCAGCCATATTGGCCATGGGCGGGCTGTTTACGTTGATCAATGGCTGTATTTACCTGTTTTCCAATCAAATCCTGAACCTGTTGGGGGATTTTGACCAGTTTCAGCTCAAGCTATCGATGCTCCTTCAGAATGTGGTGGACTTTTTCAATCACAAAATAGAGATCATTCCGACTTTCAAGCAACAGGAAATTGTAGATGCAGGGCAGGCACTGATGAAAGACTCTGGCCTGAACATGATGTCGGTAACGGTGAACAATCTGTTTGGGGTCTTTTCAGGCGGCGTGATGATTTTTGTATGCTGTTTTCTGTTGCTGATATACAGGGGAGGGCTGCGGAAAATTCTGGTGCTGATGGCCGAGGAAGGCAACCGAAAGCAAATGTCGGCCATGATTGGTGAAATTCAGCAGGTAGGGCAACAGTATTTATTGGGCATGGGCATCGTGGTGGTTATTCTGGGGGTCGCCAACAGCGTGATTCTGCTATTGTTTGGGCTGGAGCACGCCATTCTTTTTGGGCTGCTTGCCGCCGTACTGGCCATTATTCCCTACGTCGGGACGGCACTTGGGGCGGCAATCCCTGTGTTGTTTGCTTTCTTTACAAAAGACTCGATCTGGATTCCGCTGGGCATCGCAGGTTGTTTTTGGTGCGTGCAGCTTGCAGAAAGCAATGTGCTGAGCCCAAAAATTGTAGGCGCACAGCTCAAGATTAATGCCCTGACGGCCATCGTAACGTTGTTCATTGGCGGTTACCTTTGGGGTGTTGCAGGCATGATTCTTTTCCTGCCATTAACGGCGATTTTCAGAGTGATGTGCAACTATATTGAGCCCCTCAAACCGATCGGCCTGCTGATGAGCGATGATCTATACCAAATCCGCAGAAAATAA
- a CDS encoding mechanosensitive ion channel family protein codes for MPEINIQQPIDQVLTKIEGWIEAFITMLPNMAIAILLMMLFIVLAKSSKRIFSKLLSKATDNQVLQNLSGTIFYYTVLGLGLFIVLSVLGLEKTVTSLLAGVGVIGIALGFAFQDISANFISGIILAFKTPFRIGDVVELNGIMGTVKETVIRVTVVHTFQGQEVHIPNKDVMQNPIYNFSKLGKRRIDLPVGVSYADDLSKVEEIVTVCIRELEGVIAPDDLIFDYYEFGDSSINFMIRFWIDFPGPPELGYLTVKKNAIMAIKAAFDDHNITIPFPIRTIEFNKQSESPLINISSMESETSQP; via the coding sequence ATGCCAGAAATAAATATTCAACAACCTATAGATCAAGTACTGACAAAAATAGAAGGATGGATTGAGGCCTTCATCACCATGTTGCCCAATATGGCCATCGCCATCCTTCTCATGATGCTATTCATTGTTTTAGCAAAGTCCTCCAAACGGATTTTCAGTAAGCTGCTGAGCAAGGCCACTGATAATCAGGTGCTCCAAAATCTTTCGGGAACCATTTTCTACTATACCGTGCTGGGGCTCGGCCTTTTTATAGTGCTGAGTGTGCTTGGCCTTGAGAAAACCGTCACCTCCCTGCTCGCTGGAGTGGGTGTCATTGGTATCGCTCTCGGTTTCGCCTTTCAGGACATCTCTGCAAATTTTATCTCCGGAATCATTTTGGCCTTTAAAACGCCCTTCCGAATAGGGGATGTGGTGGAACTGAACGGCATTATGGGAACGGTGAAGGAAACAGTGATCCGAGTAACGGTCGTGCACACCTTTCAGGGGCAGGAAGTCCATATTCCCAATAAGGATGTAATGCAAAACCCTATTTACAACTTCAGCAAGCTGGGCAAACGGCGGATCGATTTACCCGTCGGGGTTTCTTATGCCGACGACCTGAGCAAGGTGGAGGAGATTGTAACCGTCTGCATCCGTGAGCTGGAGGGAGTAATTGCGCCCGATGACCTCATTTTTGACTATTATGAATTTGGCGACAGCTCCATCAATTTTATGATTCGCTTCTGGATCGACTTCCCCGGCCCCCCAGAACTGGGCTATCTTACGGTCAAAAAAAATGCGATCATGGCCATTAAGGCGGCTTTCGATGACCATAATATCACTATTCCTTTCCCAATAAGGACCATCGAATTCAACAAACAGTCCGAATCCCCGCTGATCAATATCAGCAGTATGGAAAGTGAAACAAGTCAGCCATAA
- a CDS encoding DUF1328 domain-containing protein, with translation MLSWTIAFVVIAVIAGVLGFTGIARGAASIARIIFFIFIILVIVSLISGGL, from the coding sequence ATGTTATCTTGGACCATCGCATTTGTCGTTATTGCCGTAATTGCTGGCGTTCTCGGCTTTACTGGTATTGCCCGTGGGGCAGCAAGTATCGCCCGTATTATTTTCTTCATTTTCATTATACTGGTGATTGTATCGCTGATCTCTGGGGGGCTGTAG
- a CDS encoding Ig-like domain-containing protein has product MKNFFFLLTLLLSLVGTANAQYWQSLNPGAGGRVQGLSCDPTVPGRMFMASDMEGFYYTSDYGTSWQWAAKNLPTAFILVAKGHGDTFYVGHAKGLSISPDKGASYTHPSVMADKTIGVITVDAQQPDHIFAGINWRGNDGHLRHYPQETTDVKQLFYSTDGGQNWHKSSWDAYASGDPRVQSITVHPNHSSQIFISTADGLFKSTNTASSWSLVSAPAGLDGAACWGADISADGKWLFALYRKGGFARLFVQDLANGQWQDLGKGSWDSHQMWEPLVYQDSQNDTYHVLVSQRDQNPNEGLFEATVDLSSHASASAVFQVVMSHNGNNSSVPYDIGWNYYVANCRNKTYFPAAWNLPEVERGVFTQAQQSYFTGDAAKGNEGWRVVSTGYVKTENGLDFYRSRGTASTFTYDMAGHGNYLIQGQADNLALESWDNGGSWVQSRTTFGVQDGHGVHIIPTDPAIVLMDAASGYGGGNPAANSNLLYKTLDLDQPNHNWQKLAFGTSAADKKGLPKNRIWQFHADPEDYKRLYVITHTGLYLCDDIVSLINTGAPYFRKIHSGTSLGADFAFDTENTDKVYYKDNSGTYKGSRNSDGSYSWQQMSRSTGQTNNMHWGGLAVVNRDGHRYTYTYERYKGIVLAKDEATTFEASAVLWDADLFNYLEQPDWYDPSHHIIQTNDMLADGHTLYVTYQIWEDVRWGYGVMKGIVQADGSVQWSSWTDDLHYSTTKKMKLINGKLYLATQGAGLLARKINGQTADPLPPIDEGGLQPPVNIIYNIYTDAATTAGLAWGSFGNVESSASTAQAAEGSASRYVQGLDQSVAPGADHALTISFDPLKATGGTLELSGYGIGGSMNGLNVKLQSADGGNINHTNKSFPANQWGTVSVPLSGGSFDASQFSQITIERWGGGASKAYIDKILISGVEVSPGNPSTVPVTGVQISTAPLRLALEEEQLLDFAVLPANATNQAVIFSSQNEAVATVSSEGLVRASGLGNTTITVTTADGGFTDVIDVEAYVNTNGDCDAVSGGDKPNPPCQVWAQVTSESSVVLHWQDNSDNEAFFEVQAQEEGDSFRGANMPKPAADNEAVSISGLNIGRKYTFRIKAKNSAGASIWVESSQVELMENLRLMNDAFKEKGKVYPNPASGLLTITHRKGERLHIIDATGRPLKMIDISSSLQTIDVSDLPRGHYFIGNSRQWSALILQ; this is encoded by the coding sequence ATGAAAAACTTTTTCTTTCTGCTGACCTTGCTCTTGAGCCTGGTGGGCACTGCAAACGCACAGTATTGGCAATCCCTGAACCCTGGGGCAGGAGGTCGTGTTCAGGGGCTTTCCTGCGACCCGACTGTTCCTGGCCGAATGTTTATGGCTTCGGATATGGAAGGATTTTATTACACCAGCGATTATGGTACTTCCTGGCAATGGGCGGCGAAAAACTTGCCTACCGCATTTATTTTGGTCGCCAAAGGGCATGGAGATACCTTCTATGTTGGGCATGCCAAAGGCTTGAGCATCAGTCCAGACAAGGGAGCGAGCTATACGCATCCTTCGGTTATGGCGGATAAAACCATAGGGGTAATCACGGTTGATGCGCAGCAGCCCGACCATATTTTTGCGGGAATAAACTGGCGGGGGAACGACGGCCATTTGCGCCATTATCCGCAGGAAACCACCGACGTAAAGCAGCTGTTCTACTCTACGGATGGAGGTCAAAACTGGCACAAAAGTTCCTGGGATGCCTATGCTTCGGGCGACCCTCGGGTGCAGTCGATTACCGTTCACCCAAACCACAGCAGCCAAATATTCATCAGTACCGCCGATGGCCTTTTCAAATCCACCAATACCGCTTCAAGCTGGTCATTGGTGAGCGCCCCTGCCGGTTTGGATGGCGCCGCCTGTTGGGGAGCAGATATTTCCGCCGATGGCAAATGGCTGTTTGCTTTATACCGCAAAGGAGGATTTGCCCGCCTGTTTGTGCAGGATTTGGCCAATGGGCAATGGCAGGATCTGGGCAAAGGCAGCTGGGATAGCCACCAGATGTGGGAGCCGCTGGTGTATCAGGATTCCCAGAACGACACCTACCATGTGTTGGTGAGTCAGCGGGATCAAAATCCAAATGAAGGGCTTTTTGAGGCCACCGTGGATTTGTCTTCCCATGCGAGTGCCTCGGCTGTTTTTCAGGTCGTGATGTCGCATAACGGCAACAACAGCTCCGTACCCTACGACATCGGCTGGAACTATTATGTGGCCAACTGCCGAAATAAGACTTATTTTCCTGCGGCATGGAACCTTCCCGAGGTGGAACGCGGGGTATTCACGCAGGCGCAGCAATCTTACTTTACAGGCGATGCGGCCAAGGGAAATGAGGGCTGGCGAGTGGTGAGTACAGGTTATGTGAAAACGGAAAACGGCCTTGACTTTTACCGCTCCCGAGGAACGGCCTCTACTTTTACCTATGATATGGCGGGACATGGCAATTACCTTATTCAGGGGCAGGCTGATAATCTTGCACTGGAAAGCTGGGACAATGGCGGCTCGTGGGTGCAAAGTCGCACCACCTTTGGCGTGCAGGATGGTCACGGCGTACATATTATTCCTACTGATCCTGCCATTGTGCTCATGGATGCCGCCTCGGGTTATGGTGGTGGGAACCCTGCGGCCAACTCGAATTTGCTTTACAAAACCCTCGACCTTGACCAGCCGAATCACAACTGGCAGAAGCTGGCTTTTGGTACCAGCGCAGCCGATAAAAAGGGATTGCCCAAAAACAGAATTTGGCAATTTCATGCCGATCCCGAGGACTATAAGCGGCTGTATGTCATTACCCATACTGGCCTTTACCTGTGTGACGACATCGTTTCGCTGATCAATACTGGTGCGCCTTATTTCAGGAAAATTCACAGCGGAACCTCCCTCGGGGCTGATTTCGCTTTCGATACCGAGAACACCGACAAAGTGTACTATAAGGATAATTCAGGCACCTACAAAGGAAGCCGAAACAGTGATGGCAGCTACAGCTGGCAACAAATGAGCCGAAGCACAGGGCAGACCAACAATATGCACTGGGGCGGGCTGGCCGTGGTGAACAGGGATGGGCACCGATACACCTATACTTATGAGCGGTACAAGGGGATTGTGCTGGCCAAAGATGAAGCCACCACTTTCGAGGCTTCGGCCGTGCTCTGGGATGCCGATTTGTTCAATTACCTTGAGCAACCCGACTGGTACGATCCCTCGCATCATATTATCCAGACCAACGATATGCTTGCCGATGGTCATACCCTTTATGTAACCTATCAGATTTGGGAAGATGTGCGCTGGGGATATGGGGTGATGAAGGGGATCGTTCAGGCCGACGGCTCCGTGCAGTGGAGCAGCTGGACGGACGACCTGCATTATTCTACCACCAAGAAGATGAAACTGATCAACGGAAAACTCTACCTTGCCACACAGGGTGCTGGTTTGCTTGCGCGGAAAATCAATGGGCAAACGGCGGATCCGCTGCCACCAATTGATGAAGGCGGTTTGCAGCCACCTGTAAACATCATCTATAATATTTATACCGATGCCGCTACCACTGCTGGACTCGCCTGGGGGTCTTTTGGGAATGTGGAATCGTCGGCAAGCACGGCGCAGGCGGCAGAAGGGAGTGCCTCGAGGTATGTGCAGGGGCTCGATCAGAGTGTAGCACCTGGCGCAGACCACGCCCTGACGATCAGTTTTGATCCTTTGAAAGCAACAGGAGGAACCCTGGAACTGAGCGGTTATGGCATTGGCGGCAGCATGAATGGCCTCAATGTGAAGCTGCAAAGTGCTGATGGCGGAAATATCAACCACACCAATAAAAGCTTTCCCGCTAATCAGTGGGGGACAGTGAGCGTGCCTTTGAGTGGGGGCAGTTTTGATGCTTCACAGTTCAGCCAAATTACTATTGAGCGCTGGGGCGGCGGTGCTTCGAAGGCCTATATCGATAAAATACTGATTTCAGGGGTGGAGGTAAGTCCTGGCAACCCCTCAACAGTTCCTGTAACTGGGGTGCAGATCAGTACCGCGCCTTTGCGCCTTGCTTTGGAGGAGGAACAGCTGTTGGACTTTGCCGTGCTGCCTGCCAATGCAACGAATCAGGCGGTGATTTTCAGCAGTCAAAATGAGGCGGTGGCGACGGTCAGCAGCGAGGGACTTGTACGTGCAAGTGGGCTGGGCAATACCACCATTACGGTAACCACTGCCGACGGAGGTTTTACGGACGTGATTGATGTGGAGGCTTATGTAAACACCAATGGCGACTGCGATGCGGTAAGTGGAGGCGATAAACCCAATCCGCCATGCCAGGTATGGGCGCAGGTAACATCGGAAAGCAGTGTGGTGCTGCACTGGCAGGACAATTCCGATAATGAGGCTTTTTTCGAAGTTCAGGCGCAGGAAGAAGGGGATAGCTTTCGGGGAGCCAATATGCCAAAACCTGCCGCCGACAATGAGGCTGTGAGTATTTCGGGGCTGAATATTGGCCGAAAATACACCTTCAGAATTAAAGCCAAAAACAGTGCTGGGGCATCGATATGGGTAGAAAGTTCGCAGGTGGAGCTGATGGAAAATTTGAGATTGATGAACGATGCTTTTAAGGAGAAGGGGAAGGTTTATCCCAATCCAGCCTCAGGGCTGTTGACGATCACCCATCGGAAAGGGGAACGGCTGCATATTATTGATGCCACAGGTCGCCCGCTGAAAATGATCGACATCAGCAGCTCCTTACAGACGATAGATGTCAGTGATTTGCCCAGAGGGCACTATTTTATCGGCAACAGCAGACAATGGTCTGCACTGATATTGCAATAA
- a CDS encoding FISUMP domain-containing protein gives MKIISINRLFAFLMASLLMVACSSETTEPDPIPEPPIEEPVEKITPSLHLEVTQDYVRSTYPADNDQADLFTESDVVQFTLHFEVEEGKEYAEMDDPQLFVTMGEEEKEIALTKEGDHYISAEITDLFKDQMLEVFALRAVAESTDANATEQESTTDAQIEIGKFGTMTLGTFGEYTDDHIYKTVKIGEQIWMAENLKMETATNSGKVYKIRGGEVISDYVTEYGHAYKYDADVVPIITALEGADWQVATVEQAHELLTSLGGIAEDPNHWATNYPNIANDVLIDDEQYWSFEGVFEGNNSSGLGMRGRGDYRFSGDYIDLYEFKKLSTFYLHADTEYPRILRAAEGFFGIYAETVSAGIRLLKK, from the coding sequence ATGAAAATCATCTCAATCAACCGACTATTTGCCTTCCTCATGGCATCACTTTTAATGGTGGCCTGCTCCAGCGAAACCACCGAGCCAGATCCAATTCCTGAGCCACCTATTGAAGAGCCCGTAGAAAAAATCACCCCAAGCCTGCACTTGGAAGTGACCCAAGATTACGTCCGTTCTACCTACCCTGCTGATAATGACCAAGCCGATTTGTTCACCGAAAGCGATGTGGTACAATTCACCTTGCACTTCGAGGTGGAAGAGGGCAAAGAATATGCAGAGATGGACGATCCACAATTGTTTGTGACCATGGGCGAGGAAGAAAAAGAGATTGCCTTGACCAAGGAAGGCGACCACTATATTTCTGCGGAGATCACCGACTTGTTCAAAGACCAAATGTTAGAGGTATTTGCCTTGCGTGCCGTAGCGGAAAGCACCGATGCCAACGCTACCGAGCAGGAAAGCACCACCGATGCCCAAATCGAGATTGGTAAATTCGGCACCATGACCCTCGGTACCTTTGGGGAATATACCGATGACCACATCTATAAAACTGTCAAGATCGGTGAGCAAATCTGGATGGCGGAGAATTTGAAGATGGAGACGGCGACCAATAGTGGGAAGGTGTATAAAATCCGTGGGGGAGAAGTAATTTCTGATTATGTTACTGAATATGGGCATGCTTATAAATATGATGCTGATGTAGTTCCAATAATCACAGCGCTTGAAGGCGCAGATTGGCAGGTGGCTACGGTTGAACAGGCACATGAGCTACTGACATCATTAGGAGGAATAGCAGAGGATCCTAACCATTGGGCAACTAATTACCCGAATATAGCCAATGATGTATTAATTGATGATGAGCAGTATTGGTCTTTTGAAGGCGTTTTTGAAGGAAATAACTCCTCAGGTCTTGGTATGAGGGGACGTGGAGATTATCGGTTTAGTGGGGATTACATTGATCTTTATGAGTTTAAAAAACTATCTACATTCTATTTACATGCTGATACTGAATATCCACGAATTCTACGTGCCGCTGAAGGATTTTTTGGTATTTACGCAGAAACAGTAAGCGCAGGCATAAGACTACTTAAAAAATAA
- a CDS encoding TonB-dependent receptor, with translation MHKNFYSFVALLLGFVFFTGNLSAQNTTAALTGVISSQAKENLPGATVIAVHTPSGTRYGTTTLVDGQFTIRGMRVGGPYQVSVSFVGYHAQQVDNLFLKLGESQKLNIALSESTVNLEGVEIVANANADINGERTGAATSISSEQLKGLPTISRSAADFTRLTPQSDGNSFGGRNNLYNNFSLDGSVFNNSFGLDVATPGGQAGAQPVSLDALEQVQVSLAPFDVREGGFTGAGVNAVTKSGTNEFHGTAYMFGRNQDMIGSKVSGTEIPNLDYKNYQAGVSLGGAIVKNKLFFFVNGEIEQATELAHGFRARREGEQVGGNITSVDFDAASAVKNHLMNEWDYDAGEFEGYNHQKENRKLLAKLDWNINDDQNFSLRYNSLRAWKDILPHPEAIGGRGATPYRLPFSSSSYTINNNIDSWMAELNSRFGNVASNKLQAGYSKFRDFRDPWSKPYPVIDILNDAGQISMTAGSEMFSTNNMLDQDIFQFRDDFTLYLDKHTVTVGMNVEAFFFNNSFNLFYYPGHTFLNVEDFLADRAFNAIKGEYEQVDYDADVANNATKPYQMAEVDVAQAAFYIQDEWQMASNFKLTAGLRVDKPIYMSEIAYDAEVAEFDGFVDTNGEAVTVDPSKFPDAKLLWSPRVGFNWDVNDDQRQQLRGGSGVFTGRIPFVWLGNQASNPSINPGYTFQVNATASDFNFPQVWKTNIAYDHDFGSGWFASVEGIYSKDLNAVVHRNYNMRKPTGKLQGNGQPVFQGDEANIYSNAKNFEPFLDAGAIVLENVDEGYQYSLTGTVKKAFRSGLNVMAAYTFMESKDYTSIPAEIAADAFQRNPVVGDPNQSQFAHSRYGLRHRFITSINYGKVYGGGQWKTSVSLFGEVAKGNRYSYTYAGDANNDNIRFNDLIFVPASADQINLVDMNGVSAAEQWQALDQFIAQDDYLSSRRGQFAERNGAMLPWFAQFDLRILQDFNFNIGDRKNTLQLSLDVLNIGNMLNSNWGVRQLPYNVNPISVESVDATTTDGEYTATYTFNPATQNSFNDDVSLLSKWQAQVGLRWIF, from the coding sequence ATGCACAAGAACTTTTACTCGTTTGTTGCTTTATTGCTGGGCTTTGTGTTTTTCACTGGCAATCTTTCAGCGCAAAACACTACAGCAGCGCTAACTGGCGTCATCTCTTCGCAGGCCAAAGAAAACCTGCCTGGCGCAACAGTTATTGCTGTTCACACACCATCAGGAACCAGGTACGGAACCACTACCTTGGTGGATGGTCAGTTTACCATTCGCGGGATGCGTGTTGGTGGGCCTTATCAGGTATCGGTTTCCTTTGTCGGTTATCATGCCCAACAAGTGGACAACCTCTTCCTCAAATTAGGGGAATCGCAGAAATTAAACATTGCACTTTCGGAATCTACGGTCAACCTTGAAGGGGTAGAGATTGTAGCGAATGCCAATGCAGACATCAATGGTGAGCGCACAGGGGCAGCCACTTCAATTTCTTCCGAACAATTAAAAGGTTTGCCGACGATCAGCCGTTCGGCAGCAGATTTCACACGTTTGACACCACAGTCTGACGGGAACTCTTTCGGTGGACGAAACAACCTGTACAATAACTTCTCTCTTGATGGATCAGTGTTTAACAACTCCTTTGGTCTGGATGTAGCAACTCCTGGTGGACAGGCAGGCGCACAGCCAGTATCGTTGGATGCACTGGAGCAGGTGCAGGTTTCTTTGGCGCCATTTGATGTTCGTGAAGGTGGTTTCACGGGTGCTGGTGTAAATGCGGTAACCAAATCAGGAACCAACGAATTCCACGGTACAGCTTATATGTTTGGCCGTAATCAGGACATGATCGGTAGCAAAGTTTCAGGAACAGAAATTCCGAACCTTGATTATAAAAACTATCAGGCAGGGGTTTCATTGGGTGGAGCTATTGTAAAAAATAAACTGTTCTTCTTTGTCAATGGGGAAATTGAGCAAGCTACAGAGCTGGCACACGGTTTCCGTGCCCGTCGCGAAGGGGAGCAAGTTGGTGGCAACATCACAAGTGTGGATTTTGATGCGGCTTCAGCAGTGAAAAATCACCTGATGAACGAATGGGATTATGATGCTGGTGAATTTGAAGGCTATAACCATCAGAAGGAAAACAGAAAACTGTTGGCAAAGCTGGACTGGAACATCAATGATGATCAGAACTTCTCGCTGAGATACAACAGCTTGCGTGCATGGAAAGATATTTTACCTCACCCTGAGGCGATTGGCGGCCGAGGTGCTACGCCTTACCGTTTGCCTTTCTCAAGCTCATCTTATACGATCAATAACAATATTGATTCTTGGATGGCAGAACTGAACAGCCGATTTGGTAACGTCGCTTCCAATAAACTGCAGGCCGGTTATTCCAAATTCCGCGATTTCCGTGATCCATGGTCAAAGCCTTATCCGGTGATCGATATTTTGAATGATGCAGGGCAAATCTCAATGACGGCTGGTTCAGAGATGTTCTCTACCAACAACATGTTGGATCAGGATATCTTCCAGTTCCGTGATGATTTCACTTTGTACTTGGACAAGCACACTGTTACAGTAGGTATGAATGTTGAGGCTTTCTTCTTCAACAACTCATTCAACTTGTTCTATTACCCAGGTCATACTTTCTTGAATGTTGAAGATTTCCTTGCTGACCGTGCTTTCAATGCTATCAAAGGTGAGTACGAACAGGTAGATTACGATGCAGATGTAGCAAATAATGCTACCAAGCCTTACCAAATGGCAGAAGTGGATGTAGCGCAGGCGGCATTCTATATTCAGGATGAATGGCAAATGGCGAGCAATTTCAAATTGACGGCAGGTTTGCGTGTTGATAAGCCGATTTATATGAGTGAAATTGCTTATGATGCGGAAGTAGCTGAATTCGATGGCTTTGTAGATACCAATGGTGAGGCTGTAACGGTTGACCCTTCAAAATTCCCTGATGCTAAACTGTTGTGGTCGCCACGTGTAGGTTTCAACTGGGATGTTAATGATGACCAAAGACAACAATTGCGAGGTGGATCGGGTGTGTTTACTGGTCGTATCCCATTCGTATGGTTGGGTAACCAGGCGTCGAACCCAAGCATCAACCCGGGCTATACTTTCCAGGTGAACGCTACGGCTTCTGATTTCAACTTCCCACAGGTATGGAAAACAAACATTGCCTATGACCATGATTTTGGTAGTGGATGGTTCGCTTCGGTAGAAGGTATTTACTCGAAAGATTTGAACGCAGTGGTTCACCGCAACTATAATATGCGTAAGCCTACGGGCAAATTGCAGGGCAATGGTCAGCCAGTATTCCAAGGCGATGAGGCCAATATTTATTCAAATGCCAAGAATTTTGAACCCTTCCTTGATGCAGGTGCAATTGTTTTGGAAAATGTGGACGAAGGGTATCAGTACTCTTTGACGGGAACAGTAAAAAAAGCGTTCCGTTCTGGTTTGAACGTGATGGCGGCTTATACTTTCATGGAGTCCAAAGATTACACTTCAATTCCTGCCGAGATTGCTGCGGATGCTTTCCAGCGTAATCCTGTGGTCGGTGATCCTAACCAATCGCAGTTTGCACACTCTCGCTACGGTTTGCGTCACCGTTTCATTACTTCGATTAATTATGGTAAAGTATATGGTGGAGGCCAGTGGAAAACTTCAGTTTCTTTGTTTGGCGAAGTGGCTAAAGGAAACCGTTACTCTTACACTTATGCAGGTGATGCCAACAACGATAACATCCGTTTCAACGATTTGATCTTTGTTCCTGCTTCAGCAGACCAGATCAATTTGGTGGACATGAATGGTGTTTCTGCAGCAGAGCAGTGGCAGGCACTCGATCAGTTCATTGCGCAGGACGATTACCTGAGCAGCCGTCGTGGTCAGTTTGCAGAGCGTAATGGCGCCATGTTGCCTTGGTTTGCACAATTTGACTTGAGAATCCTTCAGGATTTCAACTTCAATATCGGTGACCGAAAAAATACCCTTCAGTTATCTTTGGATGTGCTGAATATCGGAAACATGCTGAACTCCAACTGGGGCGTTCGTCAGTTGCCATACAATGTGAACCCAATTTCAGTGGAAAGTGTAGACGCTACCACTACCGATGGGGAATATACGGCAACTTATACCTTCAACCCAGCAACACAAAATTCATTCAACGACGACGTGTCGCTACTGTCGAAATGGCAAGCGCAAGTAGGTCTGCGTTGGATCTTCTAA